One Blastocatellia bacterium DNA window includes the following coding sequences:
- a CDS encoding VWA domain-containing protein: MLKTVVTTLLLLLSLTTNSTSYLIQNPEDNIIKIETGLVVINATVTDNNGRFVANLKANDFLLTEDGQSRQIAHFSAEETPFAAAILIDASSSMRNKLSRAKVAAAQFMENMRPSDSTAVYGFNYKVYNLQEFTNVKDISPDIWEIESDGTTSLYDAMYKSLEDLNKRGEIRRAVIIISDGGDSSSKHTEKQALELAAKSSTSIYTIDITDLEDSRDSSKMIASGLLKNFAEKTGGQYIKTQGGKQLTEKLLEVSKELRSQYTLAFYPENLQKSKNHKLALKVNRPNIQVRSRQSY, from the coding sequence ATGCTAAAAACTGTTGTCACTACCCTATTACTATTATTAAGTCTTACAACTAATAGCACTTCTTATCTTATTCAAAATCCAGAAGATAATATAATTAAAATAGAAACAGGTTTAGTAGTTATTAATGCTACCGTGACTGATAATAATGGACGTTTTGTAGCTAATCTAAAAGCTAATGATTTTCTTTTAACCGAAGACGGCCAAAGCCGTCAAATTGCCCATTTTAGCGCAGAAGAAACCCCCTTTGCAGCCGCAATTTTAATTGATGCAAGCTCAAGTATGAGAAATAAATTAAGCCGTGCCAAAGTTGCCGCAGCACAATTTATGGAAAATATGCGCCCCAGTGATTCAACCGCCGTTTATGGCTTTAACTATAAGGTTTATAATTTGCAAGAGTTTACTAATGTTAAAGATATTAGCCCTGATATTTGGGAAATAGAATCTGATGGGACAACCTCACTCTATGATGCAATGTATAAGTCTTTGGAAGATCTAAATAAGCGTGGCGAAATACGTCGCGCAGTAATAATTATTTCTGATGGGGGAGATAGCTCTAGTAAACATACTGAAAAACAAGCTTTGGAATTAGCTGCTAAATCTTCTACTAGCATTTATACTATAGATATTACTGATTTAGAGGATAGTAGAGATTCTAGTAAAATGATAGCTAGTGGTCTTCTAAAAAATTTTGCAGAAAAAACTGGCGGACAATATATTAAAACCCAAGGAGGTAAACAATTGACAGAAAAGCTCTTAGAAGTATCTAAAGAACTTCGTTCCCAATATACTTTAGCCTTTTATCCTGAAAACCTCCAAAAAAGTAAAAATCATAAACTTGCCCTAAAAGTTAATCGCCCAAATATTCAGGTTCGTTCCCGCCAAAGTTATTAA
- a CDS encoding S8/S53 family peptidase produces the protein MLRCNNQQIMLRHHLLLVSVILLITWLCLPEKITVSASQELKSKVTLSQQIRPEVNSASLIAPVEENTSMQLTLALNLRNPLDLDKFLAELHDTKSPNYQRWISPNEFGERFGVDKTEYQAMVSWLESEGFIVDRTWPNRLAINFSGTVAKIEKTFQLQINRYQYSERQYFANNKAPQIPARFASNVLTVLGLENFSEPEPLHKKLANIDKSNSSKDSALTFNGRTALAPKDFQIAYNTAPLIAEGIDGTGQAIAIAARSDFNVSDVQKFRSDFGLTANDPKKVFPFGPVANRGGIEETEVLLDVQLSGAAAPKANVQAIIAPMISQSLQAIYNDFSSIPIVSLSFGLCEQRLMLESTMFFNSLYAQGVAQGQTTFVASGDDGANDCRDGRLAVNGLASSPNVVAVGGTRLDARFDTNGNATAYGGEVVWNTGRGSGGGLSTVFDKPAYQVGPGVANSTKRNVPDVALMADPIGPGYFIVQSGITTTIGGTSASAPSWAGILALVQQRNQNIRLGNANFRIYALGSNQAAGGPKVFNDVTVGNNSVANVMGFNAQTNYDLATGWGSVNASELARNLFTQQNPFQTVRNLQATAQGTDKVMLNWQVPANFATSSKFAKPVLDLAKLEQSEKDQYLLDPETNELKAYRFGIVRSGNNEPNENRQVNEPNPLASGQAPRISQLIVDLKGKNKAKADFTVTDPDGDLGRQSGVSIILLDKDVRGVTTPRNGNLLLFGDRAIFSKPLDFTGKETGNFPFTLKGVRGFPSAAIWASSIRDDAGILNLAPAVTGINGRVAGDGTTPMIMNANAAIFNNEDSVGVNLDGIDDDANTAGMTLGFLDANGKVVFALGIVGDGGLQNFSPFSLELVRNPVRGQARFNVNFSISGVTQAVRAGTLKAVSVSLVDSNGNQSAVRVIPLDGVASTNNLLRYNIYRSQTTPVLLAPTNLIGIVPATNTTFTDSVSITQKTTFNYVVTAVYENGESPASNEVIVTIDKP, from the coding sequence ATGTTACGTTGCAATAATCAACAAATTATGTTGAGACATCATTTATTATTAGTTAGCGTGATTTTACTAATTACTTGGCTTTGTTTGCCTGAAAAAATAACTGTTTCTGCAAGCCAAGAGCTAAAGAGCAAAGTAACTTTATCTCAGCAAATTCGGCCAGAAGTAAACTCTGCTAGCCTTATAGCTCCTGTAGAAGAAAATACTTCCATGCAGCTTACTTTAGCACTAAATTTACGTAATCCATTAGATTTAGATAAATTTCTTGCAGAGTTACATGACACAAAATCCCCTAATTATCAACGTTGGATTAGTCCAAATGAGTTTGGAGAGCGTTTTGGAGTTGATAAAACAGAATATCAAGCAATGGTTAGTTGGCTAGAGTCAGAAGGCTTTATAGTTGATCGCACTTGGCCCAACCGTTTAGCAATAAATTTCAGTGGAACTGTTGCGAAAATAGAAAAAACCTTTCAATTACAAATAAATCGTTATCAATATAGCGAGCGACAATATTTTGCTAATAATAAAGCTCCTCAAATTCCAGCGCGTTTTGCTAGCAATGTGTTAACTGTGCTTGGGCTAGAAAACTTTTCTGAGCCAGAACCCTTACATAAAAAGTTAGCAAATATAGATAAATCTAACTCTAGCAAAGACTCAGCACTTACTTTTAATGGTCGGACGGCCTTAGCTCCAAAAGATTTTCAAATTGCTTATAACACTGCCCCTTTGATTGCTGAAGGCATAGATGGGACAGGACAAGCAATTGCTATTGCTGCTCGTTCAGACTTTAATGTTAGCGATGTGCAAAAATTTCGTTCAGACTTTGGTTTAACAGCAAATGACCCTAAGAAAGTTTTTCCATTTGGCCCGGTTGCTAATCGGGGAGGAATTGAAGAAACGGAGGTTTTGCTAGATGTACAACTTTCCGGGGCAGCGGCTCCTAAAGCCAATGTTCAAGCTATCATCGCGCCAATGATCTCGCAGTCATTGCAGGCTATTTATAATGATTTTTCCAGCATTCCTATTGTTAGTTTAAGTTTTGGATTGTGTGAACAACGCTTGATGCTGGAGAGTACAATGTTTTTTAACTCGCTTTATGCTCAAGGTGTGGCGCAGGGTCAAACAACTTTTGTTGCTTCTGGTGATGATGGGGCAAATGATTGTAGGGATGGGCGTTTAGCTGTAAATGGACTAGCATCTTCTCCTAATGTTGTAGCTGTCGGTGGAACTAGGCTAGATGCAAGGTTTGATACAAATGGTAATGCTACGGCTTATGGTGGCGAAGTAGTTTGGAATACAGGACGAGGTAGCGGAGGTGGTCTTAGTACGGTTTTTGATAAACCTGCTTATCAAGTTGGGCCCGGTGTTGCAAATAGCACTAAACGAAATGTTCCAGATGTTGCTCTTATGGCTGATCCAATTGGCCCAGGCTATTTTATTGTTCAAAGTGGAATTACTACTACTATTGGAGGGACAAGTGCCTCTGCTCCTTCTTGGGCAGGAATTTTAGCTTTGGTACAACAACGTAATCAAAATATTAGATTAGGAAATGCAAATTTCCGTATTTATGCCCTAGGTTCTAATCAAGCCGCAGGTGGGCCAAAAGTCTTTAATGATGTAACTGTTGGAAATAATAGTGTTGCTAATGTGATGGGTTTTAATGCTCAAACTAATTATGATTTAGCTACGGGTTGGGGATCGGTTAATGCTTCAGAATTAGCACGTAATTTATTTACTCAGCAAAATCCTTTTCAAACCGTTCGTAACTTGCAAGCTACTGCTCAAGGTACAGATAAAGTTATGCTTAACTGGCAGGTGCCTGCTAATTTTGCAACTTCATCTAAGTTTGCTAAACCTGTTCTGGATTTAGCAAAACTAGAACAGAGCGAAAAAGATCAATATTTGCTAGACCCAGAAACTAATGAGTTAAAAGCTTATCGTTTTGGTATTGTTAGGTCTGGAAATAATGAACCTAATGAAAATAGACAAGTTAATGAACCTAATCCACTGGCTAGTGGGCAGGCTCCTAGAATTTCACAATTAATTGTAGACTTAAAAGGAAAAAATAAAGCTAAAGCAGATTTTACAGTTACTGACCCTGACGGTGATCTTGGAAGGCAAAGTGGAGTATCTATTATTTTGTTAGATAAAGATGTTAGAGGTGTCACCACGCCTCGAAACGGAAATTTACTTTTATTTGGCGATAGAGCAATATTTTCTAAACCTTTGGATTTTACAGGTAAAGAAACAGGTAATTTTCCATTTACCTTAAAGGGTGTAAGAGGTTTTCCATCTGCTGCAATTTGGGCTAGTAGTATTAGAGACGATGCTGGAATACTAAACCTTGCTCCGGCTGTAACTGGTATCAATGGTCGTGTTGCTGGTGATGGCACAACACCTATGATTATGAATGCTAATGCAGCAATTTTTAATAATGAAGATAGCGTAGGTGTTAACTTAGATGGAATTGACGATGATGCTAACACGGCAGGGATGACACTTGGGTTTTTGGATGCTAATGGAAAAGTAGTTTTTGCTTTAGGCATTGTCGGAGATGGTGGACTACAAAACTTCTCTCCATTTTCACTTGAGCTAGTAAGAAATCCTGTAAGAGGACAAGCACGGTTCAATGTTAATTTTTCTATTTCTGGTGTGACTCAAGCGGTACGTGCTGGAACATTAAAGGCTGTTTCTGTTAGTCTAGTAGATAGCAATGGTAATCAAAGTGCAGTAAGAGTAATTCCTTTGGATGGAGTTGCTTCAACAAATAACTTATTGCGCTATAATATCTATCGATCCCAAACAACACCAGTGCTACTTGCTCCAACAAATTTAATTGGGATTGTACCAGCAACAAATACAACATTTACTGATAGTGTTTCTATTACCCAAAAAACTACATTTAATTATGTAGTTACTGCCGTCTATGAGAATGGAGAAAGCCCTGCTTCTAATGAGGTGATTGTTACCATAGACAAACCTTAA
- a CDS encoding O-antigen ligase family protein, producing MLLKADGVPITSLQVFSDVIDKGDPDTMVKVEFRHNEMLLVGDVLRRRFQKSTELKGVERLGIDVSPGRDFRAQGFYNHYSTYAEALQLITSLLFGFLLACPKRGSNWVLIGLGLLAIAFTATLIFTATRGPLAGLGLSALAITLFSQGNRRLILIAMLLIALPVGVYAIAKWRGVGLFDLKDGSTTWRLEIWQEGVKLVKKHPILGIGKGSERKHWREWGMFRNGELPPGHFHSTYLQLTVWWGIPALLLYLGVIGQALRTFSRFLLSVKASALHWQQRAIILGALGGLVGFSVSALVHFNFGDGEVVIVFWLILGLAMAEILSIKDKELANTSQTTQ from the coding sequence GTGCTGCTTAAGGCTGATGGAGTTCCTATAACTTCCTTGCAAGTCTTTTCTGATGTGATAGATAAAGGCGATCCTGACACTATGGTAAAAGTCGAGTTTCGCCATAATGAAATGCTACTTGTTGGAGATGTTTTAAGACGAAGGTTTCAAAAGTCTACAGAGCTAAAAGGGGTTGAACGATTAGGAATAGATGTTTCTCCTGGTCGGGATTTTCGCGCACAAGGCTTTTATAACCATTATTCTACTTATGCAGAAGCCTTGCAGTTAATTACTTCATTGCTATTTGGCTTTTTGCTAGCTTGCCCTAAACGTGGATCAAACTGGGTACTTATTGGACTTGGGCTACTTGCCATTGCTTTTACAGCAACATTGATTTTTACAGCAACTAGAGGCCCTTTAGCAGGTCTAGGGCTATCTGCTTTAGCAATTACTTTGTTTTCTCAAGGTAATCGTCGGCTAATTTTAATTGCAATGCTGCTAATTGCTCTACCTGTAGGAGTTTATGCTATTGCTAAATGGCGTGGTGTAGGACTATTTGATCTAAAAGATGGTAGCACAACTTGGAGGCTTGAAATTTGGCAAGAAGGCGTTAAGCTAGTCAAAAAACACCCTATTTTAGGAATTGGAAAAGGCAGCGAGCGTAAACATTGGCGGGAGTGGGGAATGTTTCGTAATGGAGAACTACCGCCTGGACATTTTCATTCTACTTATTTGCAATTAACTGTTTGGTGGGGTATTCCTGCCTTGCTGCTTTATCTAGGTGTTATTGGGCAAGCTCTACGTACATTTAGCAGATTTTTATTAAGTGTTAAAGCTAGCGCGTTACATTGGCAACAGCGAGCCATTATTTTAGGGGCTTTAGGCGGTTTAGTTGGTTTTAGTGTCAGTGCTTTAGTGCATTTTAATTTTGGAGATGGTGAAGTAGTAATTGTTTTTTGGCTAATACTTGGTTTAGCAATGGCAGAAATTTTATCGATAAAAGATAAAGAATTGGCTAATACTAGTCAAACTACGCAATAG
- a CDS encoding Uma2 family endonuclease: MCDNTLQYYWITVIQENLDKILPCFVAADLLWYPVEGEPKISAAPDVMVMFGRPKGHRGSYKQWEEGNIAPQVVFEILSPSNTKKEMAEKLLFYQKYNVQEYYLYYPQRNTLRGWQRLGEQLVDIVPMSNWTSPLLGIRFEQSDQELTLYHADGQRFLSFLELNQRYEDILLAESQANAQIQQANAQIERERQQRLLAEQHLEQERLRAEQLRAKLRALGIDPNI, translated from the coding sequence ATGTGTGACAATACTTTGCAATATTATTGGATTACAGTTATTCAAGAAAATTTAGATAAAATACTACCTTGTTTTGTTGCAGCAGATTTACTTTGGTATCCTGTAGAGGGAGAGCCAAAAATTTCTGCTGCTCCTGATGTGATGGTAATGTTTGGCCGTCCCAAAGGTCATCGAGGCTCTTACAAACAATGGGAAGAAGGAAATATTGCCCCTCAAGTCGTTTTTGAAATTCTTTCTCCAAGTAACACTAAAAAGGAGATGGCCGAAAAACTACTTTTTTATCAAAAATATAACGTCCAAGAATATTATCTTTATTATCCTCAGCGCAATACATTGCGAGGTTGGCAAAGGCTAGGAGAACAATTAGTTGATATTGTCCCTATGTCAAATTGGACTAGTCCCCTTTTAGGTATCCGTTTTGAACAATCAGACCAAGAACTAACGCTCTATCATGCTGATGGTCAAAGGTTTTTGTCTTTTTTGGAGCTTAACCAACGCTATGAAGACATTTTATTAGCTGAATCACAAGCTAATGCTCAAATACAACAAGCCAATGCTCAAATAGAGCGAGAACGCCAACAACGCTTACTTGCTGAACAGCACCTTGAACAAGAACGTCTTCGTGCTGAACAACTTAGAGCTAAGCTTCGTGCTTTGGGAATAGATCCAAATATTTAA
- the gmk gene encoding guanylate kinase, with product MSNDINNFRRLGNLLVITAPSGAGKSTLVKRLRTSISEIAFSISYTTRPPRSGEEHGRDYFFVSIPEFEKMKDENQFLEWAKVHSNYYGTHKKNVTEILLQGYDVILDIDVQGAEQIKLAMPEAVLIFIMPPSFSALSERLYSRDLDSKSVIEHRLKAATKEVACYDKFDYVIINDDLDSATTALVSVAQAERLRPNRMSNKLKHILTSFPLS from the coding sequence ATGTCGAATGATATTAATAATTTTAGAAGATTAGGTAATTTACTAGTAATAACTGCCCCCTCTGGTGCTGGTAAGTCCACCCTTGTAAAACGACTACGTACAAGTATTTCAGAAATAGCTTTTTCTATTTCTTATACAACTAGACCACCTCGTTCAGGAGAAGAGCATGGACGAGACTATTTTTTTGTTAGTATCCCTGAATTTGAAAAAATGAAAGACGAAAATCAATTTTTGGAATGGGCAAAAGTACACAGTAACTATTACGGTACACATAAAAAAAATGTTACAGAAATACTTTTGCAAGGCTATGATGTAATTTTAGATATTGATGTACAGGGAGCGGAACAAATAAAGTTAGCAATGCCTGAAGCAGTATTAATATTTATTATGCCCCCTTCATTTTCTGCACTCTCAGAACGTTTATATAGTCGTGATTTGGATAGCAAATCAGTCATTGAACACCGCTTAAAAGCTGCAACTAAAGAAGTTGCCTGTTATGACAAATTTGATTATGTAATTATCAATGATGATTTGGATTCTGCAACAACTGCTTTAGTTTCAGTAGCGCAAGCCGAAAGGCTTCGGCCCAATCGTATGAGTAATAAACTTAAACATATCCTCACAAGCTTTCCTTTATCATAA
- a CDS encoding YicC family protein, with protein sequence MLKSMTGFGQAVLENEKYRITADVKTVNNRFLDIHIKMPSELSTMEIALKKRVQSFLKRGRVDLIITLTQTAESSYEINLPLIKGYFKALQQIQMQLDLDTSFDLGLLAKLPNAIQLTTTSANLDQDLNNHLTTVVDQALEKLTAMRLVEGKELELELMSRLEKIEASIPEIENNAGQLTEFYRERLQKRMQEILPNSIQLDQGRFSQEVAYLAERSDITEEIARLKSHVLQFKELLTTVEEAGKKFDFILQEMNREANTILAKSGELNISKMAIEIKTEIEKLREQVQNVE encoded by the coding sequence ATGCTTAAAAGCATGACCGGATTTGGTCAAGCAGTTTTAGAAAATGAAAAATATCGTATTACTGCTGACGTTAAAACCGTTAATAACCGATTTTTAGATATTCATATTAAAATGCCAAGTGAGCTATCTACAATGGAAATAGCTCTAAAAAAGCGTGTACAAAGCTTTCTTAAGCGTGGACGTGTAGATTTAATTATAACGCTAACTCAAACAGCAGAATCAAGTTATGAAATAAATCTACCTTTAATAAAAGGTTATTTTAAGGCTCTACAACAAATTCAGATGCAACTAGATTTAGACACTAGCTTTGATTTAGGGTTACTAGCAAAACTCCCCAATGCTATCCAATTAACTACAACATCAGCTAATCTTGACCAAGATCTAAATAATCATCTAACTACAGTTGTAGACCAAGCTTTAGAAAAATTAACTGCCATGCGTTTAGTTGAGGGAAAAGAATTAGAATTGGAACTAATGAGCCGACTAGAAAAAATAGAAGCATCTATTCCTGAGATTGAAAACAATGCTGGTCAACTAACTGAGTTTTACCGAGAACGATTGCAAAAAAGGATGCAAGAAATCCTCCCCAACAGTATCCAACTTGATCAAGGACGCTTTAGCCAAGAAGTTGCTTATTTAGCTGAACGTAGTGACATAACAGAAGAAATTGCCAGGTTAAAAAGCCATGTTTTACAATTTAAAGAACTTTTAACAACTGTTGAAGAAGCAGGAAAAAAATTTGATTTTATCTTGCAAGAAATGAACCGGGAAGCTAATACTATTTTAGCTAAATCTGGTGAGTTAAATATCTCAAAAATGGCAATTGAAATAAAAACCGAAATAGAAAAATTAAGAGAGCAAGTGCAAAATGTCGAATGA
- a CDS encoding ATP-binding cassette domain-containing protein, which translates to MNDLLRLLRYARPYTLALITGILLTIFVGLFEAARISLVAPIFDGLANQNTTNAISKFAGVSYLVEYLPKLNQAGVIALLLLLFTILKGIALFFSGYLLTHVGQKIIVKLRQELYEHILKQSDLFFSKHRSTDLTAHIISDVERVQHAVTVLLYDTLRESFTLIVLLAYAFSVSWQLSVFSLVIVPVVFAITVRFGKRLRRTSHKTQEGIQEVLGIAQETISSNRVVKAFGMENFESKRFFDSLDKLRNTNMKTATALYLSSPILELVGFLLLGVLILFAQSLIVRGSLSIGAFTALLVALAKLYDPMRKLSQTHNTYQQIFAASTRVFAILDEHTELEDKPNAKTLISFLENITLSDVSFFYPNSDQAALSSINLTINKGQMVALVGKTGSGKSTLSNLLMRFSDVTAGKILLDGVDIRDIKLSSLRSQMALVSQQVVLFNDTIHNNIAYGRGDISREEVEMAAKAAFAHDFIIERGGYDVVVGENGSELSGGQRQRVAIARALLKNAPILILDEATSALDTESEQQVQKALNNLMQDRTTIVIAHRLSTIRQASSIVVLDKGQIIETGTHDQLLAMGGLYQKLYELQFSQEEISEEINLTRN; encoded by the coding sequence ATGAATGATTTACTAAGACTACTCCGCTATGCTAGACCCTACACACTAGCTTTAATTACTGGGATTTTACTAACTATATTTGTTGGGCTATTTGAAGCTGCTCGAATTTCTTTAGTAGCTCCTATTTTTGATGGTCTAGCAAATCAAAATACAACAAATGCTATTAGTAAATTCGCTGGTGTATCTTACCTAGTTGAATATCTTCCAAAACTAAATCAAGCTGGTGTTATAGCTCTCTTATTACTTTTGTTTACTATACTTAAAGGAATAGCATTATTTTTTTCTGGTTACTTACTAACTCACGTAGGGCAAAAGATTATCGTTAAATTACGCCAAGAATTATATGAGCATATCCTAAAGCAATCAGACCTATTTTTTAGCAAACATCGTTCAACAGACCTTACTGCTCATATAATTAGCGATGTTGAACGAGTCCAGCATGCTGTAACAGTCCTGCTTTATGATACTTTAAGAGAATCTTTTACTTTAATTGTATTGTTAGCTTATGCTTTTTCTGTTAGCTGGCAATTATCTGTGTTTTCATTAGTTATAGTTCCAGTAGTCTTTGCTATTACAGTTCGTTTTGGTAAACGTTTGCGCCGGACTAGCCATAAAACCCAGGAAGGTATTCAAGAAGTTTTAGGAATTGCTCAAGAAACTATTTCTAGCAACCGGGTTGTAAAAGCCTTTGGAATGGAAAACTTTGAGTCAAAAAGATTTTTTGACTCACTAGATAAACTGCGTAATACCAACATGAAAACAGCTACGGCTCTTTATCTTTCTTCGCCTATTTTAGAGCTAGTTGGTTTTTTACTTTTGGGAGTCTTGATTTTATTTGCTCAAAGTTTAATTGTAAGAGGAAGTCTTTCTATTGGAGCATTTACGGCTTTGCTAGTAGCACTTGCTAAGCTTTATGATCCAATGCGTAAACTTAGCCAAACACATAACACTTACCAACAGATTTTTGCTGCTTCAACACGAGTTTTTGCTATTTTAGACGAGCATACAGAGCTAGAAGACAAGCCTAATGCCAAAACTTTAATATCATTTTTAGAAAATATTACTTTATCAGACGTGTCATTTTTCTATCCTAATAGTGATCAAGCAGCATTAAGTAGCATTAATTTAACAATTAATAAGGGACAAATGGTTGCATTAGTTGGAAAAACTGGTTCTGGAAAGTCAACTTTAAGCAACTTATTAATGAGATTTTCTGATGTAACAGCAGGAAAAATTCTTTTAGATGGTGTAGATATTCGAGATATAAAACTTTCAAGTTTGCGCTCACAAATGGCTTTAGTCAGTCAACAAGTTGTGTTATTTAATGACACTATTCATAACAACATTGCTTATGGTCGAGGTGATATTAGCCGAGAAGAAGTAGAAATGGCAGCAAAAGCGGCCTTTGCACATGATTTTATTATTGAGCGTGGCGGCTATGATGTAGTTGTAGGGGAAAACGGGTCTGAACTCTCAGGTGGACAACGTCAGCGCGTTGCAATTGCAAGAGCATTGCTAAAAAATGCCCCTATTTTGATACTTGATGAGGCGACATCAGCACTTGATACAGAGTCCGAACAACAAGTTCAAAAAGCGTTAAACAATTTAATGCAGGATCGCACAACCATTGTTATTGCTCATAGGCTTTCAACCATTCGTCAAGCGTCTTCTATTGTGGTACTAGACAAAGGGCAAATCATAGAAACAGGAACACATGACCAATTATTAGCAATGGGTGGCTTGTATCAAAAGCTTTATGAATTACAATTCAGTCAAGAAGAAATTAGTGAAGAGATTAATCTAACAAGGAACTAA
- a CDS encoding DUF4912 domain-containing protein codes for MSQSSFFPSHQLEIVSETPIAELIEERITKPSQEIFIDKGLEIPDSYDVDTIRAMLQDPFHIWVYWNVRPQVFDKLKAVFPQHIAESFSPVLKVTELTFNDVKFINILESGDYWLSVLPDKHYHIEVGMLSSERGYIRLLEADEITTPRGTISKNIDPEPEYKIVGQDFADNLRASGFAAFAGMLGPERVMNALPENVSSILSTVSSGESLQDDQIDNLPPRIRALLKELQERGEGGDLTLLAFLYLIPEYLREAVAEVEGLFADALHPHHVAPRYMVGSSEHRPYPSRNPWLPSMTNKTISF; via the coding sequence ATGTCTCAATCCTCTTTTTTTCCATCTCATCAATTAGAAATCGTAAGCGAAACCCCTATTGCTGAATTGATAGAGGAGAGAATTACTAAACCATCACAGGAAATTTTTATTGATAAAGGGTTGGAAATACCTGATAGCTATGATGTTGATACTATTCGAGCAATGCTACAAGACCCTTTTCATATTTGGGTTTATTGGAATGTTCGCCCACAAGTCTTTGATAAGCTAAAAGCTGTTTTTCCTCAGCATATTGCAGAAAGCTTTTCACCAGTCTTAAAAGTAACTGAACTTACCTTTAATGATGTTAAATTTATCAATATTTTAGAATCTGGGGATTATTGGCTAAGTGTTTTGCCTGATAAACATTATCATATTGAAGTAGGAATGCTTTCATCTGAACGCGGTTATATTCGTTTATTAGAAGCAGATGAAATCACGACTCCTAGAGGAACTATTTCCAAAAATATTGATCCAGAGCCAGAATACAAAATTGTTGGACAAGATTTTGCAGATAATTTAAGAGCATCAGGATTTGCTGCTTTTGCTGGTATGCTAGGGCCGGAAAGAGTAATGAACGCGCTACCAGAAAATGTTTCTAGTATTTTATCTACCGTATCATCAGGCGAAAGTTTACAAGATGATCAAATAGACAACCTACCTCCAAGAATACGTGCTTTGCTTAAAGAACTACAAGAAAGAGGCGAAGGAGGCGATTTAACTCTTCTAGCTTTTCTTTATTTAATCCCAGAATATTTACGCGAAGCTGTAGCAGAGGTGGAAGGTTTATTTGCTGACGCGCTACATCCTCATCATGTTGCACCACGTTATATGGTTGGCTCTTCTGAGCATCGCCCTTATCCATCGCGTAATCCTTGGTTGCCTAGTATGACTAATAAAACTATTAGCTTTTAG